The following are encoded together in the Arcticibacterium luteifluviistationis genome:
- a CDS encoding DNA/RNA non-specific endonuclease translates to MAYSKPFWQKYIGSFWAFVLMLLAIYLLNHPDLLHKALSKFGLEKERTVVQSEPVNALYSDFMLPEPSTYGEWIEKPNFLVYYDEDIMQARFTLHKLEGGFTRGEASRYGIRFDDQEVLASQTAAYYDYSGSGYDRGHLVPAGDFKCCQANMEETFSMSNIAPFDSVLNRYAWNELEIKTRSWARKYGTIYVITGPVFEHRFLYIGKQNDVSVPTHFFKVLFTLSKDGSKPQNIVAYLMPNEALYHFEEKSMKVSIDKLEELTKLDFFVKLPDDLENKLEAATQIGNW, encoded by the coding sequence ATGGCTTACAGCAAACCTTTTTGGCAAAAATATATAGGGTCTTTTTGGGCATTTGTATTAATGCTTCTTGCTATTTATCTTCTTAATCATCCAGATTTACTACATAAAGCCTTATCCAAATTTGGCCTGGAAAAGGAAAGGACGGTAGTGCAAAGTGAACCTGTCAATGCACTCTATTCTGACTTCATGCTTCCAGAGCCCAGCACCTATGGAGAATGGATAGAGAAACCGAATTTCTTAGTTTATTATGATGAAGACATCATGCAGGCTAGGTTTACACTGCACAAATTAGAAGGAGGATTTACGAGGGGAGAAGCGAGCCGCTACGGAATAAGATTTGACGACCAAGAAGTTTTAGCTTCGCAAACAGCAGCTTATTATGACTATTCTGGCTCAGGTTATGATAGAGGGCATTTGGTGCCGGCCGGCGATTTTAAATGCTGTCAAGCGAATATGGAGGAGACTTTTTCTATGTCTAATATTGCTCCGTTTGATTCCGTCCTTAATAGGTATGCTTGGAACGAACTAGAGATTAAAACTAGAAGTTGGGCCAGGAAATATGGCACTATTTACGTAATAACGGGACCGGTTTTTGAGCATAGGTTTCTATACATAGGAAAGCAAAATGATGTGAGTGTACCTACCCACTTTTTCAAAGTCCTTTTTACGCTCTCCAAAGATGGTTCTAAACCTCAAAATATAGTGGCTTATCTTATGCCAAATGAAGCACTTTATCACTTTGAAGAGAAAAGCATGAAAGTGAGCATTGATAAATTAGAAGAGCTCACCAAGCTTGATTTTTTTGTAAAGCTACCTGATGATTTGGAGAATAAATTAGAAGCTGCCACACAAATAGGAAACTGGTAA
- a CDS encoding M16 family metallopeptidase encodes MISYQHFALKNGLQVYLHEDKTTPIAAFNIVYNVGSRDEDESRTGFAHLFEHLMFGGSKNIPSYDEPLQKVGGENNAFTSPDVTNYYITLPVSNIETAFWLESDRMLSLSFDPKVLEVQRKVVIEEFKQRYLSQPYGDVWLKMRPLAYKNHPYKWATIGKEIKHIEDATLEDVKDFFFTHYRPNNATLVVAGNISLEEVKRLTEKWFGDIPAGPKKERKLPLEPVQTEARFLETEAKVPLSALYKAYHMPGRYEEDFHKADLISDVLGRGKSSRLYKELVKEQGLFNNINAYISSSLDPGLLMISGNLNEGISIEKGNEAVEKIVLKLTEEIMEETELEKVKNQAEASIQFSEIELLTRAMNLAFAANYGDPELCNKDAEKLAAITPENFQEMAKKVLRPENCSTMFYRAVN; translated from the coding sequence ATGATTTCGTACCAACATTTCGCCTTAAAAAATGGTCTTCAAGTATATCTACATGAAGATAAGACCACACCCATAGCCGCTTTTAATATTGTTTATAATGTAGGATCCAGAGATGAGGATGAAAGCCGTACAGGTTTTGCCCATTTGTTTGAGCATTTGATGTTTGGTGGCTCCAAAAATATTCCAAGTTATGACGAACCACTGCAAAAAGTAGGAGGGGAAAATAACGCTTTTACATCGCCAGATGTTACTAATTATTATATCACACTTCCTGTATCAAATATTGAGACGGCTTTTTGGTTAGAATCTGACCGAATGCTGAGTCTTTCTTTTGACCCTAAAGTACTGGAAGTGCAGCGTAAGGTGGTTATTGAAGAATTTAAGCAGCGTTACTTAAGTCAACCTTATGGAGACGTTTGGTTAAAAATGAGGCCTTTGGCTTATAAAAATCACCCTTATAAATGGGCTACTATAGGTAAGGAAATCAAACATATTGAAGATGCAACTTTAGAGGACGTTAAAGACTTTTTCTTTACACATTACAGACCCAATAATGCTACACTAGTAGTGGCAGGAAATATTTCGTTGGAAGAGGTTAAAAGATTGACCGAAAAATGGTTTGGTGATATTCCGGCAGGGCCCAAAAAGGAAAGAAAACTTCCTCTAGAACCTGTTCAAACAGAAGCAAGATTTTTAGAAACGGAAGCTAAAGTGCCTTTAAGTGCTCTTTACAAAGCATATCACATGCCAGGTAGGTATGAGGAGGATTTTCATAAGGCAGATTTGATTAGTGATGTATTAGGCAGAGGTAAATCATCCAGACTGTATAAGGAATTGGTGAAAGAACAAGGGCTTTTTAATAATATCAATGCTTACATTTCTTCTTCTTTGGATCCAGGTTTATTGATGATAAGCGGGAATTTAAATGAAGGAATAAGTATAGAAAAAGGGAATGAAGCTGTCGAAAAAATTGTTCTTAAATTGACAGAGGAAATTATGGAAGAAACGGAGCTAGAAAAGGTTAAAAACCAGGCAGAAGCTTCGATTCAATTTTCTGAAATAGAATTGCTCACGAGAGCCATGAATTTGGCTTTTGCCGCAAATTATGGCGACCCTGAGTTGTGTAATAAAGATGCGGAGAAATTGGCAGCTATTACGCCTGAAAATTTTCAGGAAATGGCTAAAAAGGTTCTTAGACCAGAAAACTGCAGCACCATGTTTTACCGAGCTGTCAATTAA
- a CDS encoding class I SAM-dependent methyltransferase, translating to MAYIPALKYHFLTPIYDWFIKLSVPEKEVKSRAIDLAEINADDKVLDFGCGTATLCELLLAKHKVAVMVGLDVDPRILEIAKKKSIPGLTLKAFDGETIPFQDQYFDKVISSWVFHHLTTAEKLSAFKELKRVLKPDGVFVLADWGKASNPVQRILFFILQVFDNFHTTSANVNGEIRNYLEEAGFQNIEECGHRNTLLGTLRYWKISH from the coding sequence ATGGCGTACATTCCTGCTCTTAAATATCATTTTCTTACCCCCATATATGATTGGTTTATAAAGCTCAGCGTACCTGAGAAAGAGGTGAAATCTAGAGCGATAGATTTAGCCGAAATTAATGCAGATGATAAAGTGTTAGATTTTGGCTGTGGTACGGCTACGCTATGTGAACTATTATTGGCAAAACATAAGGTTGCAGTAATGGTCGGTTTAGATGTAGACCCACGTATTTTGGAGATAGCCAAAAAGAAAAGCATACCAGGTTTGACTTTAAAAGCTTTTGATGGGGAAACCATTCCTTTTCAAGACCAATATTTTGACAAAGTGATTTCATCATGGGTTTTTCATCATTTAACTACGGCAGAGAAGTTAAGTGCCTTCAAGGAATTGAAAAGAGTACTTAAACCAGATGGCGTTTTTGTTTTAGCAGATTGGGGCAAAGCTTCTAATCCAGTCCAAAGAATCTTGTTTTTTATACTTCAAGTTTTCGATAACTTTCATACTACTTCGGCTAATGTTAATGGTGAAATTAGAAACTATTTAGAAGAAGCAGGCTTTCAAAATATAGAAGAATGTGGCCATAGAAATACGCTTTTAGGAACACTCCGTTATTGGAAAATAAGCCATTAA
- a CDS encoding FdhF/YdeP family oxidoreductase, which translates to MKTKSYVGGWKSIFYSFHVIKEAGLGSVAKTITSKNTCKTCAYGMGGQKGGMVNEANDKIEICKKSLQAQLTDIQAPIPTGFWEENSIEQLRKLRPRELEMLGRLQHPLLKLKGESHYKAITWEEALSKIADKFKATAPNNTFFYSSGRSSNEAAFLLHLFARIYGTNNVNNCSYYCHQASGVGMKSTLGTGTATIQVHDIKKTDLVFVIGANPASNHPRFLTELLHVRRRGGNVVVLNPAKEPGLVNFSIPSDVRSILSTGSDIASHYLQPRIGGDMAVLYGIGKVLIEENKLNTDFIKNHTEGFETFKNGIEKLTWQDIEKSAGLSADEIRTIADVYVKAENVIFSWAMGITHHKHGSENVEAIVNLAMLRGMVGRKEAGLLPLRGHSNVQGIGSMGVSPALKEKVFESIEKHLNVKLPTTAGWDTMKCMDEADKGNVDMAFLLGGNLYASNPNLNFADQALNKIPFKVFINTTLNEGHIKAVDEECLILPVLVRDEEKQKTTQESMFNYVRMSDGGIDRISNLRSEVDIIAEIGSRVLGDSKVDFKAFKSHEAVRKTIAAVIPGFEKLNDIDATKEEFQISGRTFHTPEFSTPSGKAQFVFNPLPDLDRAKDALSLMSVRSEGQFNSIVYEEHDAWRGTKHRDVLLMNTEDIAEKGFKNGQRVNAKSKTGQIDNFEIVEFDIAKGCVLGFYPETNFLVSSETDGRSLTPSFKNTEIWLEAV; encoded by the coding sequence TTGAAGACAAAATCTTATGTGGGCGGCTGGAAGTCCATTTTTTATTCGTTCCATGTCATTAAAGAAGCTGGACTAGGAAGTGTAGCCAAAACCATCACTTCTAAAAACACTTGCAAAACCTGTGCTTACGGCATGGGAGGTCAAAAAGGCGGCATGGTAAACGAGGCCAACGACAAAATAGAGATTTGCAAAAAGAGCCTTCAAGCTCAATTAACAGACATTCAAGCCCCTATTCCTACCGGATTTTGGGAAGAGAATAGTATAGAACAGCTCCGCAAACTAAGACCTAGAGAATTAGAAATGCTGGGCCGGTTACAGCATCCGCTCTTAAAATTAAAAGGAGAAAGCCATTATAAAGCCATCACTTGGGAGGAAGCACTTTCTAAAATAGCCGACAAGTTTAAAGCTACCGCTCCAAATAACACCTTCTTTTATAGTTCAGGAAGAAGTAGCAATGAAGCTGCTTTTTTACTGCATCTTTTTGCGAGAATATACGGAACTAATAATGTAAACAACTGCTCTTACTACTGCCATCAGGCCAGTGGTGTGGGCATGAAAAGCACTTTAGGAACAGGTACGGCCACCATTCAGGTGCATGATATCAAAAAAACTGACTTGGTTTTTGTGATTGGTGCAAACCCCGCTTCTAATCATCCTCGTTTTTTAACAGAACTGCTGCATGTAAGAAGGCGTGGTGGTAATGTAGTGGTGCTCAATCCTGCCAAAGAGCCAGGTTTGGTCAACTTTTCTATTCCATCTGACGTAAGGTCTATTTTAAGTACGGGTTCTGATATTGCCTCACATTATTTGCAACCAAGAATTGGTGGCGACATGGCGGTACTTTATGGCATAGGCAAAGTACTTATAGAAGAAAATAAATTAAATACTGATTTCATTAAGAACCACACCGAAGGTTTTGAAACATTTAAAAACGGTATAGAAAAACTTACTTGGCAGGATATAGAAAAAAGTGCAGGACTAAGTGCCGATGAAATTAGAACGATAGCTGATGTTTATGTCAAAGCAGAAAACGTAATTTTCTCATGGGCTATGGGCATTACACATCATAAACATGGCTCTGAAAATGTAGAAGCCATTGTCAATTTAGCTATGCTACGTGGCATGGTCGGTAGAAAAGAAGCTGGCTTATTACCACTAAGAGGTCATTCTAATGTGCAAGGAATTGGCTCTATGGGTGTTTCGCCAGCATTGAAAGAAAAGGTATTTGAGAGCATTGAAAAGCATTTGAATGTAAAACTGCCTACCACTGCAGGCTGGGACACCATGAAATGCATGGACGAAGCCGACAAGGGGAATGTGGATATGGCTTTCTTACTTGGAGGTAACCTTTACGCCTCTAATCCCAACCTGAACTTTGCCGACCAAGCCTTAAATAAAATCCCTTTTAAAGTATTTATAAACACCACGCTAAACGAAGGACATATAAAAGCCGTGGATGAAGAATGTCTGATACTTCCTGTACTGGTTCGTGATGAGGAAAAGCAGAAGACCACGCAGGAGTCTATGTTTAACTATGTACGTATGAGCGATGGCGGTATTGACCGTATCTCAAACCTCCGCTCAGAAGTTGACATTATTGCCGAAATAGGAAGCCGTGTTTTAGGCGATAGCAAAGTTGATTTCAAGGCCTTCAAAAGCCATGAAGCAGTTAGAAAAACCATAGCAGCTGTGATTCCGGGTTTTGAAAAGTTAAATGACATAGACGCTACTAAAGAAGAGTTTCAAATTTCGGGTAGAACTTTCCATACACCGGAATTTAGTACCCCTTCGGGCAAAGCCCAATTCGTATTTAATCCTCTACCCGATTTAGATAGAGCAAAAGATGCTTTATCCTTAATGTCGGTAAGAAGCGAAGGACAGTTTAACTCCATAGTATACGAAGAGCATGACGCATGGCGTGGCACTAAGCACCGAGATGTACTGCTTATGAATACGGAAGACATCGCAGAAAAAGGCTTTAAAAATGGACAACGAGTAAATGCTAAAAGCAAAACAGGGCAGATTGACAATTTTGAAATTGTGGAATTTGACATTGCCAAAGGCTGTGTTTTGGGTTTTTATCCTGAAACCAATTTCTTGGTTTCGTCTGAGACAGATGGTAGAAGTTTGACCCCATCTTTTAAGAATACCGAAATTTGGTTAGAGGCCGTTTAG